A region from the Pseudomonas sp. KU26590 genome encodes:
- the ppsA gene encoding phosphoenolpyruvate synthase, whose amino-acid sequence MVEYVVSLDKLGKHDVEHVGGKNASLGEMISNLAGAGVSVPGGFATTAQAYRDFLEQSGLNDQIHQALDALDVDDINALTKTGAKIRQWIMEAEFPEKLNAEIRTAFAELSAGNPDMAVAVRSSATAEDLPDASFAGQQETFLNIRGVENVIRAAKEVFASLFNDRAISYRVHQGFDHKLVALSAGVQRMVRSETGTAGVMFTLDTESGFRDVVFITGAYGLGETVVQGAVNPDEFYVHKNTLEAGRPAILRRNLGSKAIKMIYGEEAKAGKSVKTIDVDPADRARFCLSDEEVSNLARQAMIIEKHYQCPMDIEWAKDGDDGKLYIVQARPETVKSRTSANVMERYLLKEKGTVLVEGRAIGQRIGAGKVRIIKDVSEMDKVQPGDVLVSDMTDPDWEPVMKRASAIVTNRGGRTCHAAIIARELGIPAVVGCGNATELLQEGQGVTVSCAEGDTGYIFEGELGFDIKQNSVDAMPDLPFKIMMNVGNPDRAFDFAQLPNAGIGLARLEFIINRMIGVHPKALLNYANLPQDIKESVDKRIAGYDDPVGFYVEKLVEGISTLAAAFSPKKVIVRLSDFKSNEYANLIGGKLYEPEEENPMLGFRGASRYISENFRDCFELECRALKRVRNEMGLTNVEIMVPFVRTLGEASQVIDLLAENGLARGENGLRVIMMCELPSNALMADEFLEFFDGFSIGSNDLTQLTLGLDRDSGIIAHLFDERNPAVKKLLSYAIQACNKAGKYIGICGQGPSDHPDLARWLMEQGIESVSLNPDSVLETWFFLSEEDAPT is encoded by the coding sequence TTGGTAGAGTACGTAGTTTCCCTCGATAAGCTCGGCAAACATGATGTTGAGCACGTGGGGGGCAAGAACGCATCCCTCGGCGAGATGATCAGCAACCTGGCGGGCGCAGGCGTGTCCGTTCCCGGTGGCTTTGCCACTACCGCTCAGGCCTACCGTGATTTCCTCGAGCAGAGTGGCCTTAACGATCAGATCCATCAGGCCCTCGACGCGCTGGATGTCGACGACATCAACGCGCTGACGAAAACCGGCGCGAAGATCCGTCAGTGGATCATGGAGGCTGAATTCCCGGAGAAGCTCAACGCCGAAATCCGAACCGCCTTCGCCGAGCTGTCGGCGGGCAACCCGGACATGGCCGTGGCCGTACGCTCTTCCGCCACCGCAGAAGATTTGCCGGATGCCTCCTTCGCCGGTCAGCAGGAAACCTTCCTGAATATCCGTGGCGTCGAAAACGTGATTCGCGCGGCGAAAGAAGTCTTCGCTTCGCTGTTCAACGATCGCGCCATTTCCTACCGCGTGCATCAAGGCTTCGACCACAAGCTGGTGGCGCTGTCCGCTGGCGTGCAGCGCATGGTGCGTTCTGAAACCGGCACCGCCGGCGTCATGTTCACCCTGGACACCGAATCCGGTTTCCGCGACGTGGTGTTCATCACCGGCGCCTACGGCCTGGGCGAGACCGTCGTACAGGGCGCAGTCAACCCCGACGAATTCTACGTTCACAAAAACACCCTTGAAGCCGGTCGCCCGGCGATCCTGCGCCGCAACCTGGGCAGCAAGGCGATCAAGATGATCTACGGCGAAGAAGCCAAGGCCGGCAAATCGGTCAAGACCATCGACGTCGACCCGGCCGACCGCGCGCGTTTCTGCCTCAGCGACGAGGAGGTCAGCAACCTGGCGCGCCAGGCGATGATCATCGAAAAGCACTACCAGTGCCCGATGGACATCGAGTGGGCCAAAGACGGCGATGACGGCAAGCTGTACATCGTGCAGGCGCGTCCCGAGACCGTTAAAAGCCGCACCTCGGCCAACGTCATGGAGCGTTACCTGCTGAAAGAGAAGGGCACCGTTCTGGTGGAAGGCCGCGCCATCGGCCAGCGCATTGGCGCCGGCAAGGTGCGGATCATCAAGGACGTGTCCGAGATGGACAAGGTCCAGCCCGGCGACGTGCTGGTCTCCGACATGACCGACCCGGACTGGGAACCGGTGATGAAGCGCGCCAGCGCCATCGTCACCAATCGCGGCGGGCGCACCTGCCACGCCGCGATCATCGCCCGCGAGCTGGGCATTCCGGCCGTGGTCGGTTGCGGCAACGCCACCGAGCTGTTGCAGGAAGGTCAGGGCGTCACCGTGTCCTGCGCCGAGGGCGACACCGGTTACATCTTCGAGGGCGAGCTGGGCTTCGACATCAAGCAGAACTCCGTCGACGCCATGCCTGACCTGCCGTTCAAGATCATGATGAACGTCGGCAACCCCGATCGCGCCTTTGATTTCGCCCAGCTGCCCAACGCCGGTATCGGCCTGGCGCGTCTGGAATTCATCATCAACCGCATGATCGGCGTGCACCCCAAGGCACTGCTGAACTACGCCAACCTGCCCCAGGACATCAAGGAAAGCGTCGACAAGCGCATCGCCGGTTACGACGACCCGGTCGGTTTCTACGTCGAGAAGCTGGTCGAAGGCATCAGCACCCTGGCGGCGGCGTTCTCGCCGAAAAAAGTCATCGTGCGCCTGTCGGACTTCAAGTCCAACGAATACGCCAACCTCATCGGCGGCAAGCTCTACGAGCCGGAAGAAGAAAACCCGATGCTGGGCTTCCGTGGCGCGTCGCGTTACATCAGCGAAAACTTCCGCGACTGCTTCGAACTGGAATGCCGCGCCCTCAAGCGCGTGCGCAACGAGATGGGCCTGACCAACGTCGAAATCATGGTGCCGTTCGTCCGCACCCTGGGCGAAGCGAGTCAGGTCATCGACTTGCTCGCCGAAAACGGTCTGGCCCGTGGCGAGAACGGTTTGCGCGTGATCATGATGTGCGAGCTACCGTCCAACGCCCTGATGGCCGATGAGTTCCTCGAATTTTTCGACGGTTTCTCCATCGGTTCCAACGACCTGACCCAGCTGACCCTGGGCCTGGACCGTGACTCCGGGATCATCGCCCACCTGTTCGACGAGCGTAACCCTGCGGTCAAGAAGCTGCTGTCCTACGCCATTCAGGCCTGTAACAAGGCGGGCAAGTACATCGGCATCTGCGGCCAGGGCCCGTCCGATCACCCGGATCTGGCGCGCTGGTTGATGGAGCAGGGCATCGAAAGCGTTTCCCTGAATCCTGATTCGGTATTGGAAACCTGGTTCTTCCTGTCCGAAGAGGACGCTCCAACCTGA
- a CDS encoding GntR family transcriptional regulator, whose translation MLDAAEILPATSVDAETLSENVFRRIQAAIVKGDIAPGSKISEPELARTYGISRGPLREAIHRLEGQRLLVRVPHVGARVVSLSHAELVELYEIRESLEGMACRLAAERMTVEEVDELRRVLETHERDSAFQAGVGYYQQEGDFDFHYRIIQGARNSTLTQMLCDDLYQLVRMYRIQFSTTPNRPRQAFAEHHRILDAIAERDGELAELLMRRHIAASKRNIEQRFQAATARGEQ comes from the coding sequence ATGTTGGATGCCGCAGAAATCTTGCCCGCTACGTCGGTCGATGCCGAGACGCTGTCCGAGAACGTGTTTCGCCGTATTCAGGCGGCTATCGTCAAGGGCGACATCGCCCCCGGCAGCAAGATCTCCGAGCCCGAGCTGGCGCGCACCTACGGCATCAGCCGCGGTCCGTTGCGCGAGGCCATTCACCGGCTCGAAGGCCAGCGCCTGTTGGTGCGCGTCCCCCACGTCGGCGCTCGCGTGGTCTCGCTGAGCCATGCCGAACTGGTCGAGCTCTACGAAATTCGCGAATCCCTCGAAGGCATGGCCTGTCGCCTGGCCGCCGAGCGCATGACGGTTGAAGAAGTCGACGAGCTGCGCCGCGTGCTGGAAACCCATGAACGCGACAGCGCCTTTCAGGCCGGCGTCGGCTATTACCAGCAGGAAGGCGACTTCGACTTTCATTACCGGATTATCCAGGGCGCGCGCAACAGCACGCTGACCCAGATGCTCTGCGATGACCTGTACCAACTGGTGCGCATGTACCGCATCCAGTTCTCGACGACGCCCAATCGTCCGCGCCAGGCGTTCGCCGAGCATCACCGTATTCTCGACGCCATCGCCGAGCGTGACGGTGAACTCGCCGAGCTATTGATGCGCCGCCACATTGCCGCGTCCAAACGCAACATTGAGCAGCGCTTTCAAGCTGCAACTGCCCGAGGTGAACAATGA
- the prpB gene encoding methylisocitrate lyase — MTTRTTPGQRFRDAVASEHPLQVVGAINANHALLAQRAGFKAIYLSGGGVAAGSLGMPDLGITGLDDVLTDVRRITDVCDLPLLVDVDTGFGASAFNVARTVKSMIKFGAAAMHIEDQVGAKRCGHRPGKEIVSQQEMVDRIKAAVDARTDDSFVIMARTDALAVEGLESALDRAAACIEAGADMVFPEAITELEMYKLFASRVKAPILANITEFGSTPLFTTDELKSAEVALVLYPLSAFRAMNKAAENVYTAIRRDGTQKNVVDTMQTRMELYERIDYHAFEQKLDALFAQKKG, encoded by the coding sequence ATGACCACAAGAACCACTCCCGGCCAACGCTTCCGTGACGCTGTCGCCAGTGAACATCCGCTGCAGGTAGTCGGCGCGATCAACGCCAACCACGCGCTGCTGGCGCAACGGGCCGGCTTCAAGGCCATTTACCTTTCCGGCGGCGGTGTTGCGGCGGGTTCCCTGGGCATGCCGGACCTTGGCATTACCGGCCTGGACGACGTGCTGACCGACGTGCGCCGCATCACCGATGTCTGCGACCTGCCGCTGCTGGTGGACGTCGACACCGGTTTCGGTGCGTCGGCGTTCAACGTGGCGCGCACGGTGAAGTCGATGATCAAGTTCGGTGCAGCGGCGATGCACATCGAAGACCAGGTCGGCGCCAAGCGCTGCGGTCACCGGCCCGGCAAGGAAATCGTCTCGCAGCAGGAGATGGTCGATCGGATCAAGGCGGCGGTGGATGCGCGAACCGACGACAGTTTCGTGATCATGGCGCGCACCGATGCGCTGGCGGTGGAAGGGCTGGAATCAGCACTGGATCGCGCCGCGGCGTGCATCGAAGCGGGCGCGGACATGGTCTTCCCGGAAGCGATCACCGAACTTGAGATGTACAAGCTGTTTGCCTCCCGGGTGAAGGCGCCGATCCTCGCCAACATCACCGAATTCGGCTCGACGCCACTGTTCACTACCGACGAGCTGAAGTCCGCTGAAGTGGCGCTGGTGCTGTATCCCCTGTCGGCTTTCCGGGCGATGAACAAGGCGGCGGAAAACGTCTACACCGCGATTCGTCGCGACGGCACGCAGAAGAATGTGGTCGACACCATGCAGACGCGCATGGAGTTGTACGAGCGCATCGACTACCACGCGTTCGAGCAGAAGCTTGATGCGCTGTTTGCGCAGAAGAAAGGCTGA
- the acnD gene encoding Fe/S-dependent 2-methylisocitrate dehydratase AcnD: MNTEYRKALPGTVLDYFDARAAVDAIKPGAYATLPYTSRVLAENLVRRCHPTTLTASLTQLIERKRDLDFPWFPARVVCHDILGQTALVDLAGLRDAIADMGGDPAQVNPVVPVQLIVDHSLAVECGGYDPDAFSKNRAIEDRRNEDRFHFINWTKQAFKNVEVIPPGNGIMHQINLERMSPVIQTLNGVAFPDTLVGTDSHTPHVDALGVVAIGVGGLEAENVMLGRASWMRLPDIIGVELSGRPQPGITATDVVLALTEYLRQQKVVGAYLEFYGEGARALTLGDRATISNMAPEYGATAAMFSIDQQTIDYLRLTGREDQQVQLVETFARHTGLWADSLVTAEYERVLRFDLSSVVRNMAGPSNPHARVATADLAAKGIAAAWEEIPGHMPDGAVIIAAITSCTNTSNPRNVIAAGLLARNANRLGLTRKPWVKSSLAPGSKTVALYLDEAGLTGELEQLGFGIVGFACTTCNGMSGALDPVIQQEIIDRDLYATAVLSGNRNFDGRIHPYAKQAFLASPPLVVAYAIAGTIRFDIEKDVLGLGPNGEEIRLKDLWPSDAEIDQVVKASVKPEQFRQVYIPMFAIHEDTGPKVAPLYDWRPMSTYIRRPPYWEGALAGERTLKGMRPLAVLPDNITTDHLSPSNAIMLDSAAGEYLEKMGLPEEDFNSYATHRGDHLTAQRATFANPKLFNEMVVENGKVKQGSYARIEPEGQVTRMWEAIETYMARKQPLIIIAGADYGQGSSRDWAAKGVRLAGVEVIVAEGFERIHRTNLVGMGVLPLEFKPGTNRLTLGIGGSETYDVIGPRTPGATLTLIIQRKNGERVEVPVTCRLDTGEEVLIYEAGGVLQRFAQDFLESSAVA; the protein is encoded by the coding sequence ATGAACACTGAATACCGCAAAGCCCTGCCCGGCACCGTGCTGGATTACTTCGACGCCCGCGCGGCGGTCGATGCGATCAAGCCCGGCGCCTACGCCACGCTGCCGTACACCTCCCGCGTGCTCGCTGAAAATTTGGTACGCCGTTGTCATCCGACGACGCTGACGGCCTCGTTGACGCAATTGATCGAACGCAAGCGGGACCTCGATTTCCCGTGGTTCCCGGCGCGGGTTGTCTGCCACGACATCCTCGGCCAGACCGCGCTGGTGGACCTCGCCGGCTTGCGCGACGCCATCGCCGACATGGGCGGCGACCCCGCGCAGGTCAATCCGGTGGTGCCGGTGCAGTTGATAGTCGACCACTCGCTGGCTGTCGAATGCGGGGGCTACGACCCGGATGCCTTCAGCAAGAACCGGGCGATTGAAGACCGTCGCAACGAAGACCGTTTCCACTTCATCAACTGGACCAAGCAGGCGTTCAAGAACGTCGAAGTGATCCCGCCGGGCAACGGCATCATGCATCAGATCAATCTGGAGCGAATGTCACCGGTGATCCAGACGCTGAACGGCGTCGCCTTCCCTGACACGCTGGTCGGCACTGACAGCCATACGCCTCACGTTGATGCGCTGGGCGTCGTTGCCATCGGCGTCGGTGGCCTGGAAGCCGAGAACGTCATGCTCGGCCGCGCCTCGTGGATGCGCCTGCCGGACATCATCGGCGTCGAGCTGTCGGGCCGTCCGCAACCGGGCATTACCGCCACCGACGTGGTGCTGGCGCTCACCGAATACCTGCGTCAGCAAAAGGTCGTCGGCGCATACCTGGAGTTCTACGGCGAGGGCGCCCGCGCGCTGACCCTCGGCGACCGCGCGACCATCTCGAACATGGCCCCCGAATACGGCGCGACCGCCGCCATGTTCAGTATCGATCAACAGACCATTGACTACCTCAGGCTCACCGGGCGCGAAGACCAGCAAGTGCAACTGGTCGAAACCTTCGCCCGCCACACCGGGCTGTGGGCCGACAGCCTGGTCACAGCTGAATATGAGCGCGTGTTGCGTTTCGACCTCTCCAGCGTGGTGCGCAACATGGCCGGGCCGTCCAACCCCCATGCGCGTGTAGCCACCGCCGATCTGGCGGCCAAAGGCATCGCAGCGGCGTGGGAGGAAATTCCGGGCCACATGCCGGACGGCGCGGTGATCATCGCCGCCATCACCAGTTGCACCAACACCAGCAACCCGCGCAACGTCATCGCCGCAGGTTTGCTGGCGCGCAACGCCAATCGCCTGGGCCTGACGCGCAAGCCGTGGGTCAAGTCGTCCCTGGCGCCGGGCTCGAAAACCGTCGCGCTGTACCTCGATGAAGCGGGTCTGACCGGCGAGCTGGAGCAACTGGGTTTCGGCATCGTCGGGTTCGCCTGCACCACCTGCAACGGCATGTCCGGCGCGCTGGATCCCGTGATCCAGCAGGAAATCATCGACCGCGACCTGTACGCCACGGCGGTGTTGTCGGGCAACCGCAACTTCGACGGGCGCATTCACCCCTACGCCAAACAGGCGTTTCTGGCCTCGCCGCCGCTGGTGGTGGCCTACGCCATCGCCGGAACGATCCGCTTCGATATCGAGAAAGATGTGCTGGGCCTCGGCCCCAATGGCGAAGAAATCCGCTTGAAAGACCTCTGGCCGAGCGACGCCGAGATCGACCAGGTGGTAAAGGCCTCGGTCAAGCCGGAGCAGTTCCGTCAGGTGTACATCCCGATGTTCGCCATCCACGAAGACACCGGCCCGAAAGTCGCGCCGCTGTACGACTGGCGCCCGATGAGCACCTACATTCGCCGCCCTCCGTATTGGGAAGGCGCCCTGGCCGGCGAAAGAACCCTCAAAGGCATGCGTCCGCTGGCGGTGCTGCCGGACAACATCACCACCGATCACCTGTCGCCGTCCAACGCGATCATGCTCGACAGCGCGGCCGGTGAATACCTGGAAAAAATGGGCCTGCCGGAAGAGGACTTCAACTCCTACGCCACCCATCGCGGCGATCACCTGACGGCCCAGCGTGCCACGTTCGCCAACCCGAAGCTGTTCAATGAAATGGTGGTGGAGAACGGCAAGGTCAAGCAGGGTTCCTACGCGCGGATCGAGCCGGAAGGCCAGGTCACGCGGATGTGGGAGGCCATCGAAACCTACATGGCGCGCAAGCAGCCGCTGATCATCATTGCCGGCGCCGATTACGGTCAGGGTTCGTCCCGGGACTGGGCCGCCAAGGGCGTGCGACTGGCGGGCGTCGAAGTCATCGTCGCCGAAGGTTTCGAGCGCATCCACCGTACCAATCTGGTGGGCATGGGCGTGCTGCCGCTGGAGTTCAAGCCGGGCACCAATCGCCTGACCCTGGGCATCGGTGGCAGTGAAACCTACGACGTGATCGGCCCGCGCACGCCGGGGGCCACGCTGACCCTGATCATCCAGCGCAAGAATGGCGAGCGGGTGGAGGTGCCGGTGACCTGCCGTCTCGACACGGGTGAGGAGGTGTTGATCTACGAGGCAGGCGGCGTGTTGCAACGCTTCGCCCAGGACTTCCTAGAATCCTCAGCCGTCGCCTGA
- the prpC gene encoding 2-methylcitrate synthase, with amino-acid sequence MAEAKVLSGAGLRGQVAGQTALSTVGQAGAGLTYRGYDVRELAADARFEEVAYLLLYGELPTQAQLDGYLKKLQGLRDLPQALKEVLERIPADTHPMDVMRTGCSMLGNLEPEASFAQQLDSTDRLLAAFPAIMCYWYRFSHEGKRIDCVTDEVSIAGHFLKLLLDKAPSELHRKVMDVSLILYAEHEFNASTFTARVCASTLSDLFSCITAAIGTLRGPLHGGANEAAMEMIQKFASAEEATKGTLAMLERKDKIMGFGHAIYKDNDPRNEVIKGWSKKLAEEAGDTVLFPVSEAIDKTMWEQKKLFPNADFYHASAYHFMGIPTQLFTPIFVCSRLTGWASHVFEQRANNRIIRPSAEYIGVEQRKFVPIEQR; translated from the coding sequence ATGGCTGAAGCAAAAGTATTGAGCGGCGCAGGCCTGCGAGGCCAGGTGGCCGGGCAGACCGCGTTGTCCACCGTCGGCCAGGCCGGCGCCGGATTGACCTACCGCGGCTATGACGTGCGTGAACTCGCCGCCGACGCCCGATTCGAAGAAGTGGCCTACCTGCTGCTGTACGGCGAACTGCCGACCCAGGCGCAGCTCGATGGCTACCTGAAAAAACTCCAGGGCCTGCGTGACCTGCCCCAGGCCCTGAAAGAAGTGCTCGAGCGCATTCCCGCCGACACCCACCCCATGGACGTGATGCGCACCGGCTGCTCGATGCTCGGCAACCTCGAGCCCGAAGCCAGCTTCGCTCAACAGCTCGATTCCACCGACCGCCTGCTCGCCGCGTTCCCGGCGATCATGTGCTACTGGTACCGCTTCAGCCACGAAGGCAAGCGCATCGACTGCGTCACTGATGAGGTGTCCATCGCCGGGCACTTCCTCAAGCTGCTGCTGGACAAGGCGCCGAGCGAACTGCATCGCAAGGTCATGGACGTGTCGCTGATTCTCTACGCCGAGCACGAATTCAACGCCTCGACCTTTACCGCGCGAGTTTGCGCATCGACCCTGTCCGACCTGTTTTCCTGCATCACGGCGGCCATCGGCACTTTGCGCGGTCCCTTGCATGGCGGCGCCAATGAAGCGGCGATGGAGATGATCCAGAAATTCGCCTCCGCCGAAGAAGCGACGAAGGGCACTTTGGCGATGCTCGAACGCAAGGACAAGATCATGGGCTTCGGCCACGCGATCTATAAGGACAACGACCCGCGCAACGAGGTGATCAAGGGCTGGTCGAAAAAGCTCGCGGAGGAAGCGGGCGACACGGTGCTGTTCCCGGTCTCCGAAGCCATCGACAAGACCATGTGGGAGCAGAAGAAGCTGTTCCCCAACGCCGACTTCTACCACGCCTCGGCGTACCACTTCATGGGCATCCCGACCCAGCTGTTCACCCCGATCTTCGTCTGCTCGCGCCTGACCGGCTGGGCCTCCCACGTGTTCGAGCAGCGCGCCAACAACCGCATCATCCGACCGAGCGCCGAATACATCGGCGTCGAACAGCGCAAATTCGTGCCCATCGAACAGCGCTGA
- the prpF gene encoding 2-methylaconitate cis-trans isomerase PrpF has translation MASTAQIKIPATYMRGGTSKGVFFLRDDLPEAAQTPGAARDALLLRVIGSPDPYAKQIDGMGGATSSTSKTVILSKSEKADHDVDYLFGQVAIDKPFVDWSGNCGNLSAAVGPFAISNGLVDPARIPRNGVAVVRIWQANIGKTIIAHVPITDGAVQETGDFELDGVTFPAAEVQLEFMDPAADEEGAGGSMFPTGNLVDELEVPGVGTFKATMINAGIPTIFVNARDIGYSGSELQDAINSDPKALNMFETIRAYGAVRMGLIGTVEEAATRQHTPKVAFVAPPAQYLSSSGKRVTTEDTDLLVRAMSMGKLHHAMMGTAAVAIGTAAAIPGTLVNLAAGGGERSAVRFGHPSGTLRVGAEAELVDGEWQVKKAIMSRSARVLMEGWVRVPG, from the coding sequence ATGGCTTCCACAGCACAGATCAAGATTCCCGCGACGTATATGCGTGGTGGCACCAGCAAGGGCGTATTTTTCCTCCGGGACGACCTGCCCGAAGCCGCGCAAACCCCGGGCGCGGCCCGAGATGCCTTGCTGTTGCGGGTAATCGGCAGCCCCGACCCGTACGCCAAGCAGATTGATGGCATGGGCGGCGCGACGTCGAGCACCAGCAAAACGGTGATTCTGTCGAAAAGCGAGAAAGCCGATCACGACGTCGATTACCTGTTTGGCCAGGTGGCCATCGATAAGCCCTTCGTCGACTGGAGCGGCAATTGCGGCAACCTGTCGGCAGCGGTCGGCCCGTTTGCCATCAGCAACGGTCTGGTTGACCCGGCGCGCATTCCCCGCAACGGCGTGGCGGTGGTGCGGATCTGGCAGGCCAACATCGGCAAAACCATCATCGCCCACGTGCCGATCACCGACGGTGCGGTGCAGGAAACCGGCGATTTCGAGCTCGACGGCGTGACCTTTCCGGCGGCGGAAGTGCAACTGGAGTTCATGGACCCGGCCGCGGACGAGGAGGGCGCAGGCGGCTCGATGTTTCCCACCGGCAATCTGGTGGACGAGCTTGAAGTGCCGGGCGTCGGTACGTTCAAGGCGACGATGATCAATGCCGGCATCCCGACGATCTTCGTCAACGCCCGCGACATCGGTTATAGCGGCAGCGAATTGCAGGACGCGATCAACAGCGACCCGAAAGCCTTGAACATGTTCGAAACGATCCGGGCCTACGGCGCCGTGCGCATGGGGCTGATCGGCACGGTCGAGGAGGCCGCAACGCGTCAGCACACGCCCAAGGTGGCCTTCGTGGCGCCGCCTGCGCAATACCTGTCTTCCAGCGGCAAACGGGTCACCACCGAAGACACCGATTTACTCGTGCGCGCCATGTCCATGGGCAAGCTGCATCACGCGATGATGGGCACCGCGGCAGTGGCCATCGGCACAGCCGCGGCGATTCCGGGAACGCTGGTCAACCTCGCAGCGGGCGGTGGCGAGCGCAGTGCCGTGCGCTTCGGTCACCCCTCGGGCACCCTGCGCGTCGGCGCCGAAGCGGAGTTGGTCGACGGTGAATGGCAGGTCAAAAAAGCGATCATGAGCCGCAGCGCGCGGGTATTGATGGAAGGGTGGGTGCGGGTGCCGGGCTGA
- a CDS encoding alpha/beta fold hydrolase — MQSSSHLFPVALISAERRGDLTEDVYRLKPGNSPDFTVEIAVTRLGRVSAPDARGVPVVLLHGSFSNRRFWYSPKGIGLGAYLARAGFDVWIPEMRGHGLSARNSAFGTNCVADYARFDLPAIAAFVREQTGEAPHWIGHSLGGTTLAAALGGHYLTAADAASVALFGSQVTRSHWPLKVPPLQWAARLLLKRFEHVSGPRFKRGPEDEPMGVLLESMRWHGLFGGFGHKKDDWWGGLPQVTVPVLCAAGAGDHQDPEWACRELFERFGSEDKTFLVLGREHGFSEDFGHVPMLVSKAAQTQVWPRVADWLNRHVAVEEAESTLNMMATL; from the coding sequence ATGCAAAGCAGCAGTCATCTCTTTCCCGTGGCCTTGATCAGTGCCGAGCGTCGTGGCGACCTGACCGAAGACGTGTACCGTTTGAAGCCCGGCAACAGCCCGGATTTCACTGTCGAAATCGCCGTCACCCGGCTGGGTCGTGTGTCGGCCCCGGATGCCCGAGGCGTGCCTGTGGTCTTGCTGCACGGCAGTTTTTCCAATCGACGCTTCTGGTACTCCCCCAAAGGCATCGGCCTGGGTGCCTATCTGGCCCGTGCCGGGTTTGATGTGTGGATACCGGAAATGCGCGGGCACGGTCTCTCGGCGCGCAATAGCGCGTTTGGAACCAACTGCGTCGCCGATTACGCGCGCTTTGATCTGCCGGCCATCGCGGCGTTTGTGCGCGAGCAGACCGGCGAAGCGCCGCACTGGATCGGCCACTCCTTGGGTGGCACGACCCTGGCCGCGGCATTGGGCGGGCATTATCTGACGGCAGCCGACGCGGCCTCGGTAGCCCTGTTCGGCAGTCAGGTCACCCGCAGCCACTGGCCGCTCAAAGTGCCGCCCCTGCAATGGGCTGCACGGCTGCTGCTCAAACGCTTCGAGCACGTGTCGGGCCCGCGTTTCAAGCGCGGCCCGGAAGACGAGCCCATGGGCGTCCTGCTGGAAAGCATGCGCTGGCATGGCCTGTTCGGTGGCTTCGGGCACAAGAAGGATGACTGGTGGGGCGGGCTGCCACAGGTCACGGTCCCCGTGCTGTGCGCTGCTGGCGCTGGCGATCATCAGGACCCCGAATGGGCCTGCCGCGAGCTCTTCGAGCGGTTTGGCAGCGAGGACAAGACGTTTCTCGTCCTCGGCCGCGAACACGGCTTCAGCGAAGACTTCGGCCACGTGCCGATGCTGGTCAGCAAAGCCGCGCAAACCCAGGTGTGGCCGCGCGTGGCGGACTGGCTGAACCGTCATGTGGCTGTAGAAGAGGCTGAATCAACGCTGAACATGATGGCAACTCTTTGA
- a CDS encoding pyruvate, water dikinase regulatory protein, which yields MKRSAFFISDGTGITAETLGQSLLAQFENITFNKFTRPYIDSVEKARAMVQQINKAAEKDEARPIIFDTIVNQDIREILATSDGFMIDIFSTFLAPLELELSSHSSYSVGKSHSIGHNSNYMERIEAVNFALDNDDGARTHYYDKADIILVGVSRCGKTPTCLYMAMQFGIRAANYPLTEDDMERLQLPAALKLHRDKLFGLTIDPDRLTAIRHERKPNSRYASYAQCEFEVREVEGLFRRENIPHINSTHFSVEEISAKVLVEKGVERRFK from the coding sequence ATGAAACGATCCGCTTTTTTCATCTCCGATGGCACCGGCATCACCGCCGAAACACTGGGCCAGAGCCTGTTAGCGCAATTTGAGAACATTACCTTCAACAAGTTCACGAGGCCCTACATCGACAGCGTCGAGAAGGCGCGGGCCATGGTGCAGCAAATCAACAAGGCCGCCGAGAAGGACGAGGCCCGTCCGATCATCTTTGACACCATCGTCAATCAGGACATCCGCGAGATCCTCGCGACCTCCGACGGCTTCATGATCGACATCTTCTCGACCTTTCTCGCCCCGCTGGAGCTGGAGCTTAGTTCACACTCGTCCTACTCGGTGGGGAAATCCCACTCCATCGGGCACAACTCCAACTACATGGAGCGGATCGAGGCGGTGAACTTCGCGCTGGACAACGATGACGGCGCCAGAACCCATTATTACGACAAGGCCGACATCATCCTGGTGGGCGTGTCGCGCTGCGGCAAAACCCCGACCTGCCTGTACATGGCCATGCAATTCGGCATCCGCGCGGCCAACTACCCGCTGACCGAAGACGACATGGAGCGCCTGCAGTTGCCCGCTGCCCTGAAACTGCACCGGGACAAGCTGTTCGGCCTGACCATCGACCCCGACCGCCTCACCGCCATCCGCCACGAGCGCAAACCCAACAGCCGCTACGCCAGCTACGCCCAGTGCGAGTTCGAAGTGCGCGAAGTCGAGGGCCTGTTCCGCCGCGAAAACATCCCGCACATCAATTCCACGCATTTTTCGGTCGAGGAAATCTCGGCGAAGGTGCTGGTGGAGAAAGGCGTCGAGCGGCGGTTTAAATAA